From the Drosophila simulans strain w501 chromosome 2L, Prin_Dsim_3.1, whole genome shotgun sequence genome, the window TGCATAACTGCAATAAACGGGAGCATTGTGATGATGGGGATTTGACATAGAATGGAGACGAAAtacaattcaataaataagtttttaaattttacgcCTATGATTTAGAGAATACAAAAGGTTCCTTCTAAAAATACTATAAAAAGTTCGAcacatttacaaaataatcTTTGTGACTTTTGTTCAATAGAAATGCTTGGGTTTTCTCTTTGGGAAATGATTTTCGGGTTGTATTCGATCGCAAGCtcttattaaaaattaattaacaatcaGCTGAAGGTGTATAGAGCACATAATATCATCGTTTACATTTACATACTAGAGATAAATGTATATTGCACTTTACTGCGCACGAGAATCAATCAATTTGGACATACATTAGTGCCACAAGGACTCAAAGAATTTTGACGAAATACTGGGCAAGGGTTTACATTCAATTTGAGACAAGGAAACACAAATATccaattttgttaaaaaaaaaagaaagagtgCGCGGGAATTGGGGAAGTACCATGGCTGACTCTTAGCGCTGTTCTTGTATACAAACTACCAATATAAAGATTACAAAAATGCCACTGAATAAATTCTCTCTATCTGCGatattggtttttctttttgggatTTCTCTAATTGTTAATGGAATTCTTCAGCAACAGGGGCAGCccagttttggtttttgatttggAAACGAGTATGGTGGCTGTTTTGGCTCCATCAGAGCCGGCTGCAGCAGCTTCCGCAGAGGCAGAGTTGCGCCTGGGAGCCGCCTGCCGCTGATGAAGCTCTTGGAGCAAGGCCGAATGCTTGTCCAAGGCCTTCAGCTGCGGCATGTTCTGGGTCTCGTAAAGCGACGACTGCAGCTGAGTGTGTATCGAGGTGACGTTGGAGAGCGTGCTCTCGGCCTCCGCGGTTGGAAAGTTGCTTAAATAACGTTTACTTGTCGTGCTTCCTGTTGTTGTCGATGATGTCGTTGTAGTATTAATCATTGTAGTCTGTTCCTGCACTGAAACCTGTAAGGAACGCCAATCAGCAAGACGAAACTCAAAAGGCAATGTGCCGCAAACCTTTCGCATAAACGCCAACTCTGTGTCTCAAGTGCACTTGGCAAGTTGTATAATACTCTCCATATCCTTCTGCACCCCATACAACTCCGAAAGATGCTTGGCAAACACACCATTCACCTCACTCAATTTTGCCAGCTAAAAACAGAGTTTCATTAGCAAATTACTAAACATGAATATTGTGCTTTACCCACCGTTTGGTCATTGGACTTTTCACGTAGGCTAATATTGGCCGACTTAAGCTCAAGTTCCTGTTGCATAAGTTCCTTCTGCAGTTGTTCTGTCCGCGCCTTGAGCGTGGCCACCTCACGACGCAGTTCATCCTCTGTGGCGCCTCCTCCGGCTGCAGCCacaccaccgccgcccacgCACAGCTGCTCCATATCTCGTTTGAGGCGAATATTCTCCTCCTTGTAAGTGTGCAGCTGGCGCTTCCATTCGTCTACATTGGCAGTTGATTCCTTTAGaacaaaaacaccaaaaacgATCagtaaaatgtacaaaatgcACGTCCCTGTCACTTTCAATCAATGTAAGCTTATCACATTGCTTACCTGAAGAGCACTAGTCAGCCGTATGTTGTTGTTCTTCAAGGTAGCCAGCTCGATTTCCCATTTCTTGGCATTGGCGCAGCTGCAAAGAAGGCATAGCATTAATGCCTTGAACCAATATCGTCAAACGCGTTGCTCACCTTTGTGCCAGGGCCATTTTCAGACGCTCGTTCTCGTACTTAAGCTGCTGCTCGGCGGTGGCGCCAGCTCCAGGACCTGTGTGCATGCCCACAATGCTTCCGCCAGACGAGATGGTCACTCCACCGCCACCAGTTACGCCCGAAGTGGGTTGCGGCGATGGAGTGGCCGATCCGATGTCCGCCTTGACATCGCTGGTATTTAGAAGCTTGTGGGAAGGACTGTCCGGATTGGCGTTCTGGGTATTCGTGTTGCTCATGTTGGGCGGCTCCACAGTGTGCGGATCGATGGCTGTGTTGTCGTTCTGCATGGAGCCCACAGCTCTCCCGGAAATGGGCGACGTGTTGGCCGAGGTGGTGGGCGTGACGGCATTCGATCCGTTGGCCGATTTCATGGCATTCTTGGTGGCCTCCTTGACCTCCTGGAACTTCTCTACGAACTGTAAAGCGAGGtaattagtaaataaatatatggaacGTATCCTAAACACTCACCTTGGTCAATTCCGCCTCTGAGGCGAATCCCAAGCCGTACACCGTGTTTGCCCGCACATCACTCCACTGGCCGAACTTCTGGGAGGTCTGGGTGAATGTCATGTTGGGCGTGATCGTCGAGTTTATCACCGCCTTGGTGCCCTCGACACTGATGATGCGGTACAGATTTCGCGAGCTGTCGTAGAA encodes:
- the LOC6731258 gene encoding LOW QUALITY PROTEIN: homer protein homolog 2 (The sequence of the model RefSeq protein was modified relative to this genomic sequence to represent the inferred CDS: substituted 1 base at 1 genomic stop codon) encodes the protein MGEQPIFTCQAHVFHIDPKTKRTWITASMKAVNVSFFYDSSRNLYRIISVEGTKAVINSTITPNMTFTQTSQKFGQWSDVRANTVYGLGFASEAELTKFVEKFQEVKEATKNAMKSANGSNAVTPTTSANTSPISGRAVGSMQNDNTAIDPHTVEPPNMSNTNTQNANPDSPSHKLLNTSDVKADIGSATPSPQPTSGVTGGGGVTISSGGSIVGMHTGPGAGATAEQQLKYENERLKMALAQSCANAKKWEIELATLKNNNIRLTSALQESTANVDEWKRQLHTYKEENIRLKRDMEQLCVGGGGVAAAGGGATEDELRREVATLKARTEQLQKELMQQELELKSANISLREKSNDQTLAKLSEVNGVFAKHLSELYGVQKDMESIIQLAKCTXDTELAFMRKVSVQEQTTMINTTTTSSTTTGSTTSKRYLSNFPTAEAESTLSNVTSIHTQLQSSLYETQNMPQLKALDKHSALLQELHQRQAAPRRNSASAEAAAAGSDGAKTATILVSKSKTKTGLPLLLKNSINN